The Punica granatum isolate Tunisia-2019 chromosome 4, ASM765513v2, whole genome shotgun sequence sequence TTATGCATTATGTGTTATCTTATTTGTAGGCCCGATTAAGTGACCAAATAAAGTTTATGATAATGAGCCATAATGATATCTCggtaaaatatgaaaattaatgtGCAGATACCGCGATGTAACTTCTGGTTCTATAATGAGTTAAATTAGAAATTACGTAACTTTAAGCATTTAGATGCAATTGAGAGGTTATGGTCCCGAGTCATATgttaaaagataattttatgAGGCCCCAATACTCAATTAGATTAACACAGTCTCCACgtgttgacttggaagaccacATACTCGTTCTTTGCTCACACTACCCATGCTATGGATTTAGGGAGGCTTCCGATTCGGTTAATCTCTCGATGATTTAGCATGTGTAATTTAGGGTTTCAGGAATTCGATTATCTAACAAATGATTTGTTAAGGGTATGtatatgtttgtgtatgtatACACACATCCTTGGCCACAATTTCGACAAATCGACCTCTTTCACGACACATAAGTTTCAATGATATTTCTTAAACGCATTTTCCTTCTTATAAATTAATTCCTttttaaataagaaataaaaaatgtaatacAATCTTTTCCTCCTTTGTCAAGGAACCCGAAGGAAGGTGTCCCTGTCACTCATATTATTATTCGTATAAATGAAAACTAGTCACAACTCACAAGGGGAAGAAAAGTCATATatactattttaaaaaaatagtacATTTAAAACACATTCttctattcttttatttatttttggccACATTTGAATACCTTTTATTTGATAACAACTCAAGAAAGGGGGAAGAAAAAAAGCAGTTTTCATCAagcatctatatatttttatttctttcagCACTTAATATGTACATGTTTACACAGTCGAATCGTCGAATAGGTACCTCCACGTTCTGAGAGAGCAAGttcttatttcaaaattttgccGGAAAACTGTGCGTCGCCATTGAGGTGTGATGCTGATAAATGATAACACGAATGTCAATACAAACCTCATGGGATGCATGCTTTCATTTTCACATTCAATGGCCTCATCTCCGTTAATGTGAAACTTTGCTAAAAGAGGATACACAGTCAAAAGCTGGGAAAGTTCAGTGATCTACCCTTGGAGTTGCATTAAAACGAACAGcgcaatttcatttttttttctcaccaAACAtcaggaaaataataataataaaaaactatccagattttatttaatattttttcatatttattatgTGAATGATGAAACTAGATTGACAGTGGTAATTTGTATGCGCATCCTTGGCCTTTTTCTGCCAAAACCGTACCTAACTTAAGTACTAagcaagaaaagaagaaagacaaAAACTTCCATCATTTGGATTATATAACGAACATGACTtttaaccgaaaaaaagaaaatgttacgAACGTGATCTTGTTAGATAGGAAATTGAAAGAACATCATGATATTATAGATTATGATCATGATCGATTACCATAACAAAAATGACTTTTAGATCTTTTACATGAGGCGAGAATTGAGACAAACGTGCATTTGGTCTTTCATTGGAGTCGAAGTCGAAGGATCCCCCTGTTCACATGAACCGATTGCTGCGTTGAATAtaagcatgtatatatatatatgtatagtatATATGGCATGAAGCAGGAGCATATGGAAAGGTCAAATTTTGACGAGTCATATGtgggaaaaatataaaaaaattttagatgGGTCATGGCCCTCATGGGAATGAATTCTGACAGTTTGATGGGTAGCACGGTGTGATCGTTGAAGGACGAGAGAACATACAACCTTAAATTGATTGCATTTTGTCATTGTTCAGATCAAAATttgaggaaggaaggaaggaagataGAGAGAGATGATAGATGGTGACGAATGGAGTGCAGAGGAATTGCagggacagagagagagagagagagagagagagagattggggGAGATTGCTTGAGTTGAAAGGCTCTCCCGAAAACTGTGGTGTGTGCTCAATGCAGCAGTCAGTTGTCATCATAACTCTTCCCCCACTGCCCCGTCATCTTCATCCTCTCTCTATCCAGCTCTCATCTcacctccctctctctctctctctctctctccccccctctCCAGTActctcttcccttcttcttcttcttcctttagCTATACTCCTCTTCtcgtttctctctcttcctgaTTCTGTCAGCTGAAAACTTGGCCATGTGGGTTCACGGAGAGGCCACTACTCTTACTGGGTTTTGAAGATCACATCTCAAAACTGAAGCTTTTCTTCACTTCACTCTGTTTAGGtacctctccctctctctttacACCTATCTTTTCTCCTTCACAACGTTCATGGCGGAAACGAGCAAAGAGCATTTTGATTGTTATTAGTGTCATGTATAAAGAAGTTGGTATTGTTTCATTGATTTGTCAGGGAAATGTGTTCCTGTTGTCTTTATGCCGGGAAAGTTGACTGACTGACACAGATATGAATTTGttcttttccccctttttgGCCCCTTCTCCGCTTTATACTCTGAATGAAAGAATTCCTCAGGCTCTAATGACAGATTCCCAGTTTCTTAAATTAGGAAGAAATACGAACCATCTGCTCATGAGTTAAATCGCAGGAGATGCTGCATAGGTTACCGTTTTCGATGTTTCCTTGTATACTTAGTTGTCCTTTTGTTATATGTTCGTGTGATATGGGGGTTAATGGATGGATGATTTCACAGGAATGCTGAGAGAGCTCATTTGAATAACATGGAGAAGAGATCGCCTCTAAAGAGTCCTCAGCTCCCTGACAAGTACCCGTCGGGCTGTGGATGGGGCTTGATGAGGTTCCTCGACCTTTTCAGTGGCCATTCCCATCAGAAGCTTATTTCGAATGTGAATCGCTCCAATCGGCCTAGGAAAGGTAATTAAAACCCATCGCCTGTAGTTCAGTCTTCACTGTgtttgaacaaaatctgggaGCAGTATTTTGGGCCGGAAAATGAAAGTCTTtcaacttttattattttgatctGCAGGAAGTgattgtacctgtgatccacCACAGCTTCTTCCAGCCTCGGACAAGAACTACCGGGTAAATGTTTCTCACTTGAAGCTACCTTAGTTTTGTTGAGGGTCTGAATGAGGTCATCCTATTTGATGGATATGTGATTTAATGTGTCCCGTAGTTCGTTTTACTTCTTTGCttctcattttaattttaattgttaaATTTTCCGAGCAAGCTCAAATTCCTGATCAGTATCTTCACTCTAGGACGACAAGAAAATTCCAGGTGTTGATCCTAGAATTGCATCTGTTTTTAACTCAAAGAGGGgaaaacatgaaaaatattCTGCAAACAGTGGAAGCTACCTGTTGGAGAAAAACGCTAAGACGGATCAAATTCATGAGCAATCTACACATAATGAGAAAGATGAAGAGTTTAGAGGAAAAGAGAAACCCAATTCACTGAGGACAGGGTATCTGAAATTTTCTCGTACAGGTTCAGCCGACAGAGTCTCCCACTGGACATTGACTGACATATTCTGTGGTCGTGGTTGTAAAAATATTGGTTGTGTGAATGATGGAGTTACTGGTTTTAAGGTTCAATCAGCTCACGCGTCTGGCACAGCTGAGGCAGTTGTGAATCAGAAACTCATTAATCGGAAAAGCGATCAGTCTAAACAGCTCTTGGAAGCTTTGGAGATCTTGAATTACAATAAGGAACTCTTCTTGAAACTACTGGAAGACCCAAACTCTCTATTGGTGAAACACATTAAAGATTTGCGCAATTCTCAAGGAAAAAGGCCAAACGCTGAATTCTTCCTGAGACAGCATCAAGGTAATGGCCATAGTTACGGGACTCGGAAGGGGAATAGGCTTGGGCCATCACCACAGAGGATCAAGCCTCCAGAAAATTCCGAGCCAAAGAAAAGTCGCTACACCAAACCTTTGAACAGAATAGTGATCTTAAAGCCTCAATCAGAATGTAGTGTAAGAAACAGAGGGCAAACCGTCGGGCAATCATATTTCCCTTTCAGACGTTTCAGGAGGAAGTTGAAATGGGCCCAAAAGAAGAAATGTTTGTTGTCGAACGTTGAAGCCGAAGCTGCTTCAGCCTGTAAAGGCTGTTATGAGAACACAGCTAATTTGTCATTGAACGCAGactgtgaaacccgaaaagagcatcTATTTGAGCTCTCCAATTGGAGTGATGGGATAAGGAAGTTGTCGCAGGAGAAGTTCCATAGGAACTTGAGCAGATCACTCTCACTGCCCAACAATCATACATCTTTCTTCAGTCCAGAAAGGAGCAGAGAATATGGCTTTGCTGG is a genomic window containing:
- the LOC116204811 gene encoding uncharacterized protein LOC116204811 isoform X1, whose protein sequence is MLHRNAERAHLNNMEKRSPLKSPQLPDKYPSGCGWGLMRFLDLFSGHSHQKLISNVNRSNRPRKGSDCTCDPPQLLPASDKNYRDDKKIPGVDPRIASVFNSKRGKHEKYSANSGSYLLEKNAKTDQIHEQSTHNEKDEEFRGKEKPNSLRTGYLKFSRTGSADRVSHWTLTDIFCGRGCKNIGCVNDGVTGFKVQSAHASGTAEAVVNQKLINRKSDQSKQLLEALEILNYNKELFLKLLEDPNSLLVKHIKDLRNSQGKRPNAEFFLRQHQGNGHSYGTRKGNRLGPSPQRIKPPENSEPKKSRYTKPLNRIVILKPQSECSVRNRGQTVGQSYFPFRRFRRKLKWAQKKKCLLSNVEAEAASACKGCYENTANLSLNADCETRKEHLFELSNWSDGIRKLSQEKFHRNLSRSLSLPNNHTSFFSPERSREYGFAGPQMRFCPYSSYQVKDDTDSKLRPLRETERTILSLGLNVDPPTSERDGKSDNQSVCPDTSSNLVLNTETVTTPKHTSSDGSAEIEASPGEPSSSRGNIQETVNLAMSSAEDDHVDQLEYDRTDSMRLCFGSGVILGELNDDLRSVNDYVKAVLATAESSWDGLLLNSHEPDQILRPSLFEEVKAPGYGPTVNHRLLFDYINEVLEEVRHSYQGKIRTFMIVKTVTQAVMERVHGDGDQLLQKESPTLEQLVRKDLAKLRTWIEVPSNTEEIVTELAEDILDDVISQI
- the LOC116204811 gene encoding uncharacterized protein LOC116204811 isoform X2 — encoded protein: MEKRSPLKSPQLPDKYPSGCGWGLMRFLDLFSGHSHQKLISNVNRSNRPRKGSDCTCDPPQLLPASDKNYRDDKKIPGVDPRIASVFNSKRGKHEKYSANSGSYLLEKNAKTDQIHEQSTHNEKDEEFRGKEKPNSLRTGYLKFSRTGSADRVSHWTLTDIFCGRGCKNIGCVNDGVTGFKVQSAHASGTAEAVVNQKLINRKSDQSKQLLEALEILNYNKELFLKLLEDPNSLLVKHIKDLRNSQGKRPNAEFFLRQHQGNGHSYGTRKGNRLGPSPQRIKPPENSEPKKSRYTKPLNRIVILKPQSECSVRNRGQTVGQSYFPFRRFRRKLKWAQKKKCLLSNVEAEAASACKGCYENTANLSLNADCETRKEHLFELSNWSDGIRKLSQEKFHRNLSRSLSLPNNHTSFFSPERSREYGFAGPQMRFCPYSSYQVKDDTDSKLRPLRETERTILSLGLNVDPPTSERDGKSDNQSVCPDTSSNLVLNTETVTTPKHTSSDGSAEIEASPGEPSSSRGNIQETVNLAMSSAEDDHVDQLEYDRTDSMRLCFGSGVILGELNDDLRSVNDYVKAVLATAESSWDGLLLNSHEPDQILRPSLFEEVKAPGYGPTVNHRLLFDYINEVLEEVRHSYQGKIRTFMIVKTVTQAVMERVHGDGDQLLQKESPTLEQLVRKDLAKLRTWIEVPSNTEEIVTELAEDILDDVISQI